Proteins from a single region of Streptomyces griseiscabiei:
- a CDS encoding carbohydrate ABC transporter permease: protein MTTTMTKPPADAVPEPPKNGGRRRGLKAARAGGQHHAGPVAYIILIVFTLVSVFPLFWTAVAASRDNARLADTPPPFWFGANLFDKLEVAWSDANLGEAFLNTTIVAGVSSLTIVVLSTIAGFAFAKLRFRGRGALMLIVIGTMMVPPQLQVIPLYMMVAKLDWTDQLQAVILPSLVSAFGVFFMRQYLLQALPDEIIEAARVDGASSWRVIWHVVFPAARPAMAVLGMLMFVQTWNDFLWPFLVLTQLGNPTVQVAVAGLGRGYTPDQALIMAGALLSTLPLLLVFAIFGKQIVGGIMQGAVKG, encoded by the coding sequence GTGACGACGACCATGACCAAACCCCCGGCCGACGCCGTGCCCGAGCCGCCGAAGAACGGCGGGCGCAGGCGTGGCCTCAAGGCGGCGCGGGCGGGCGGGCAGCATCACGCGGGCCCCGTCGCCTACATCATCCTCATCGTGTTCACCCTGGTGTCGGTCTTCCCGTTGTTCTGGACGGCGGTCGCCGCCTCCCGGGACAACGCGCGGCTGGCGGACACCCCGCCGCCGTTCTGGTTCGGCGCCAATCTCTTCGACAAGCTCGAAGTGGCCTGGAGCGACGCCAATCTGGGTGAGGCGTTCCTCAACACGACGATCGTGGCGGGCGTTTCGTCGCTGACGATCGTGGTCCTGTCGACCATCGCCGGGTTCGCCTTCGCCAAGCTGCGGTTCCGGGGCCGGGGCGCTCTGATGCTGATCGTGATCGGCACGATGATGGTGCCGCCCCAGCTCCAGGTGATCCCGCTCTACATGATGGTCGCCAAGCTCGACTGGACCGACCAGTTGCAGGCGGTGATCCTGCCGTCGCTGGTCAGCGCGTTCGGTGTGTTCTTCATGCGGCAGTATCTGCTCCAGGCGCTGCCCGACGAGATCATCGAGGCGGCCCGCGTCGACGGCGCGAGCAGCTGGCGGGTGATCTGGCATGTGGTGTTCCCGGCCGCGCGGCCCGCGATGGCCGTGCTGGGCATGCTGATGTTCGTCCAGACCTGGAACGACTTCCTGTGGCCGTTCCTCGTCCTGACCCAGCTGGGCAATCCGACCGTGCAGGTCGCGGTCGCCGGTCTGGGCCGTGGCTACACCCCCGACCAGGCCCTCATCATGGCGGGCGCGCTGCTGAGCACGCTGCCGCTGCTCCTGGTCTTCGCGATCTTCGGCAAGCAGATCGTGGGGGGCATCATGCAGGGCGCGGTGAAGGGGTGA
- a CDS encoding GH1 family beta-glucosidase — translation MPEPVNPVTPVTFPPAFLWGAATSAYQIEGAVREDGRTPSIWDTFSHTPGKTAGGETGDIAVDHYHRYRDDVALMADLGLTSYRFSISWSRVQPTGRGPAIQRGLDFYRRLVDELLEKGIKPAVTLYHWDLPQELEDAGGWPERDVVHRFAEYARIVGEALGDRVEQWITLNEPWCTAFLGYGSGVHAPGRTDPVASLRAAHHLNVAHGLGVSALRSAMPARNSIAVSLNSSVVRPVTNAPEDLAAARRIDDLANGVFHGPMLHGAYPETLLAATSSLTDWSFVLDGDLATANQPLDALGLNYYTPTLVGAADADLQGPRADGHGASAHSPWPGADDVLFHQTPGERTEMGWTIDPTGLHELIMRYAREEAPGLPLYITENGAAYDDKMDADGRVHDPERIAYLHGHLRAVRRAIAEGADVRGYYLWSLMDNFEWAYGYGKRFGAVYVDYATLTRTPKSSAYWYGQAAKTGALPPLATSSA, via the coding sequence ATGCCTGAACCCGTGAACCCGGTCACCCCGGTGACCTTTCCGCCCGCCTTCCTCTGGGGCGCGGCCACCTCCGCGTACCAGATCGAGGGAGCGGTGCGCGAGGACGGCCGTACGCCCTCCATCTGGGACACCTTCAGCCACACCCCGGGCAAGACCGCCGGTGGTGAGACCGGTGACATCGCTGTCGACCACTACCACCGCTACCGCGACGACGTGGCGCTGATGGCGGACCTGGGCCTGACCTCGTACCGCTTCTCCATCTCCTGGTCGCGGGTGCAGCCGACGGGCCGGGGCCCGGCGATCCAGCGCGGGCTGGACTTCTACCGGCGGCTGGTCGACGAACTGCTGGAGAAGGGCATCAAGCCGGCCGTCACCCTCTACCACTGGGACCTTCCGCAGGAGCTGGAGGACGCGGGCGGCTGGCCCGAGCGGGACGTCGTGCACCGCTTCGCCGAGTACGCGCGGATCGTGGGCGAGGCGCTGGGCGACCGGGTCGAGCAGTGGATCACCCTCAACGAGCCCTGGTGCACGGCGTTCCTGGGCTACGGCTCCGGGGTGCACGCGCCGGGCCGTACGGACCCGGTGGCGTCGCTGCGCGCGGCCCACCATCTGAACGTGGCGCACGGGCTGGGGGTTTCGGCGCTCCGCTCGGCGATGCCGGCCCGCAACTCGATCGCGGTCAGCCTGAACTCCTCGGTGGTCCGGCCGGTCACGAACGCGCCCGAGGATCTGGCGGCGGCCCGGCGGATCGACGACCTGGCGAACGGTGTCTTCCACGGGCCGATGCTGCACGGGGCGTACCCGGAGACCCTGCTCGCCGCCACCTCCTCGCTCACGGACTGGTCGTTCGTGCTGGACGGCGATCTGGCGACGGCCAACCAGCCGCTGGACGCGCTGGGGCTGAACTACTACACGCCCACGCTGGTGGGCGCCGCCGACGCCGATCTCCAGGGCCCCCGGGCGGACGGCCACGGGGCGAGCGCGCACTCGCCGTGGCCGGGCGCGGACGACGTCCTGTTCCACCAGACGCCGGGCGAGCGCACGGAGATGGGCTGGACCATCGACCCGACCGGGCTGCACGAGCTGATCATGCGGTACGCGCGGGAGGAGGCCCCGGGGCTGCCGCTGTACATCACCGAGAACGGCGCCGCGTACGACGACAAGATGGACGCGGACGGCCGGGTCCACGACCCCGAGCGCATCGCCTACCTCCACGGCCACCTCCGGGCGGTCCGGCGCGCGATCGCCGAGGGGGCCGACGTCCGGGGCTACTACCTGTGGTCCCTGATGGACAACTTCGAGTGGGCGTACGGCTACGGGAAGCGGTTCGGTGCCGTGTACGTCGACTACGCCACCCTCACCCGTACGCCGAAGTCGAGCGCGTACTGGTACGGGCAGGCGGCGAAGACGGGGGCGTTGCCGCCGCTGGCGACGTCCTCGGCGTAA